GCAACAGCTATTCATGGAATTACTAATGAAAAAGTAGTAACAGAACCCACATTTAAAGAATTCGCCGAACAAATTAATGATATGATTTCCGATTCGGACTTAGCCGGTTTTAGTTCGAATAGGTTTGATATCCCGTTATTAGCGGAAGAGTTTTTGCGGGCAGGTATTGATTTTGATATGAACCATCGTAAAGCTATAGATGTACAAGTAATTTTTCATAAAAAAGAAGAACGAACACTAAGTGCAGGGTATAAGTTCTATTGTCATAAAGAGTTAGAGAATGCACATTCATCAAAGGCCGATACCTATGCTACGTATGAAATTCTAAAAGCACAACTGGATAAATACGATGATATCGAAAACTCCGTAGCAGCATTGAGTGAATTTTCTACTCATGGCAAGAGAGGAGATTTTGCCGGATTTATATTGTTTAACGATGAGGATCAGGAAATATTCTCGTTTGGAAAATATAAAGGAAGAGTAATAGAAGAAGTATTGAAAGAAAATCCCGGGTATAATAGCTGGATACAGCATGCAGATTTTCCATTGTATACCAAAAAAGTTTTCAGAGAAATAAGAGAGAGGATCTCAATACGGAAAACAACGATGAGTGATGCTGAAAAATTACAAGCATTACAACAAAAATTTAACTTGAGATAACTTTAATATACTAAGAATGTACGTGCCATATAATCGTTTACCCAATAATGCGAGGATTTGGATATACCAGTCCGAGAGAATGTTCACAGAAGAAGAAGAAGTATTTATTTCTGAAAAAGCGAAGGTATTTATTGAGCAGTGGACACGCCATGGAGAGAATCTTAAAGGGTCATTTATTATTAAGTATCAGCAGTTTTTAATACTGGCGGTGGATGAAAGTTTTGCCACTGCCTCCGGTTGTTCTATTGATGCCTCGGTGCACTTTATACAGACATTAGAAC
This window of the Flavobacteriaceae bacterium genome carries:
- a CDS encoding 3'-5' exonuclease, with product MELKLTKPIVFFDIETTGINIATDRIVEISILKIFPDKTQESKTWLVNPEIEIPAAATAIHGITNEKVVTEPTFKEFAEQINDMISDSDLAGFSSNRFDIPLLAEEFLRAGIDFDMNHRKAIDVQVIFHKKEERTLSAGYKFYCHKELENAHSSKADTYATYEILKAQLDKYDDIENSVAALSEFSTHGKRGDFAGFILFNDEDQEIFSFGKYKGRVIEEVLKENPGYNSWIQHADFPLYTKKVFREIRERISIRKTTMSDAEKLQALQQKFNLR
- a CDS encoding ABC transporter ATPase; translated protein: MYVPYNRLPNNARIWIYQSERMFTEEEEVFISEKAKVFIEQWTRHGENLKGSFIIKYQQFLILAVDESFATASGCSIDASVHFIQTLEQKLQLDLMDKMRISFRNQDHINVVKMPVFKEYAKTDKIRRETIVFNNTVTTKEDFETKWEVPAKESWHNRFLV